A window from Carassius gibelio isolate Cgi1373 ecotype wild population from Czech Republic chromosome B3, carGib1.2-hapl.c, whole genome shotgun sequence encodes these proteins:
- the LOC127953393 gene encoding uncharacterized protein LOC127953393 translates to MAFRKFKYQRREDSSSTDHCCVPLCVASSKFNSVLSFHTFPVDEEIRRKWIHSIRRERFNITSHTRVCSRHFISEDLIEPSTPKGRRLLRKGAVPTLFQWNGYSVAEPRRTGVWQRREDYTPVDEDPMPMDARHLEHDYCSVPEPAAVDHALDQTEDLRKEVDRLRRQVEELSVSQRFCLGRFAASDDDVRFYTRFVTYSHLMAFWKLIEPASHNMIRVSRARATTIRSEAGTTGSAWGQSLQPIDEFFLFMVHLSVGLKQQDLAHRFNIHQSTVSRIITTWANFLYTILGSVRIWMSEEEVKAHLPNEFQDYPDTQVVIDCTELRCQTPSSLLLQSEVFSTYKSHCTFKGLIGMAPHGAITFVSSLYAGSVSDKELFKQSGIVSLLKHGMAIMVDKGFLVDDCVPCKVYRPAYLSKREQMSADEVRETQSIARLRVHVERLIRRVKQHKLFDTVIPLSITGSINQLYTVACLLVNYQNGPLVKAWAKD, encoded by the exons ATGGCTTTCAGAAAGTTTAAATATCAACGTCGTGAGGACAGTAGTTCGACTGACCATTGTTGTGTCCCGTTATGTGTGGCCTCCTCAAAGTTCAACTCTGTACTAAGTTTCCACACTTTTCCTGTGGACGAAGAAATACGCAGAAAGTGGATTCACAGCATTCGACGTGAGCGATTTAACATCACTTCTCATACAAGGGTCTGCAGTCGTCACTTTATAAGTGAAGACTTGATCGAGCCATCGACCCCTAAAGGGCGCCGCTTGCTGAGGAAGGGAGCTGTACCAACCTTATTCCAGTGGAACGGCTACTCCGTTGCTGAACCAAGGCGCACCGGGGTATGGCAAAGAAGGGAGGATTACACTCCAGTGGATGAGGATCCTATGCCAATGGATGCCCGGCATCTGGAACATGATTATTGTTCAGTTCCAGAACCCGCGGCAGTTGATCATGCACTGGATCAAACTGAGGATCTCCGTAAAGAGGTGGACCGACTAAGGAGACAGGTGGAGGAGTTGTCGGTCAGTCAAAGGTTTTGTTTGGGGCGATTTGCTGCTTCCGACGATGATGTAAGGTTCTACACTAG GTTCGTGACTTACAGCCATTTAATGGCTTTCTGGAAACTCATTGAGCCTGCATCCCACAACATGATTCGTGTGTCAAGAGCAAGAGCAACTACTATAAGGAGTGAAGCTGGAACAACAGGCAGTGCATGG GGTCAGTCTCTGCAGCCCATTGATGAGTTCTTCCTCTTCATGGTCCACCTCTCTGTTGGCTTAAAACAGCAGGATCTGGCCCACAGATTCAACATCCATCAGTCCACTGTTAGCCGAATTATTACAACCTGGGCCAATTTTTTGTACACCATTCTTGGGTCTGTCCGCATCTGGATGTCTGAGGAGGAAGTCAAGGCTCATCTTCCCAATGAGTTCCAGGACTACCCAGACACACAAGTGGTGATCGACTGCACAGAGTTGCGTTGCCAAACTCCATCCTCTCTCCTGCTTCAAAGTGAAGTCTTCTCCACTTACAAGTCCCACTGCACCTTCAAGGGATTAATCGGCATGGCACCACATGGTGCAATCACCTTTGTTTCATCCCTGTATGCAGGTTCTGTCAGTGACAAAGAGCTTTTTAAGCAGTCTGGGATTGTGTCGCTGTTGAAACATGGAATGGCGATAATGGTCGACAAAGGTTTTCTTGTTGATGACTGTGTGCCATGCAAAGTTTACAGACCTGCTTACCTGTCGAAGCGGGAACAGATGTCAGCTGATGAAGTGAGGGAGACACAGTCCATTGCTCGGCTAAGGGTCCACGTTGAGCGTCTCATCCGCAGGGTGAAGCAACACAAGCTGTTCGACACAGTCATCCCTCTTTCCATCACAGGGAGTATCAACCAGCTGTACACTGTTGCTTGCCTCCTTGTTAATTACCAAAATGGCCCCTTAGTAAAAGCATGGGCAAAGGATTAA